Genomic DNA from Desulfuromonas versatilis:
GCTGATGACTGGTGGCGACAACCAGAGAGTGTGGTTACCGGAGCTAAGGGCCCGGCGGGCCTGGTTTCCCCATAGATTAGGGCTTGGTAGCCAACCGGGGATCTTTAGTGCGCTCAATCCTTGGGAGATCCCTCCGGCTGAACTGGAAAAGGAGAATTTTGGTGGAACATTGACATCCCAGGGTGTTCCGAATAAACTCGATCTTACAAAAAAGGGGAGTAGCATCCGGACCTGATCCGGCCCGCACTTCGTCAAGACGGTGGCCCAGCCACCCGGAGGCGGGAGCTGCGACGTCACGTCGAGCCTTGCAAGACCTTTGTCCACTGCAGCCACCATGGCAGCGGGCAAAGGTCTTTTTTGTTTGGATTCAGTACCGCGGCAGGCTTTTTTCGCTCGGGTAGGCAGCAGGAAATTGGGAAAACAGGGATCGCAGGTTTGGTCGCCCCTCATAATTCTGGTTGGGAGATTGTATTGTGAATTCGCTCTGGCTGTGGATTGGTTTCAATCTGTTTGTGCTGGTTCTATTGGCCCTTGATCTTGGCCTGCTTCACCGTCGCGACAAGGTCGTCGGAATCCGTGAAGCGCTGTTGCTGAGCCTGGGCTATTTCGTGTTGGCGCTGCTGTTCGGTGCCGGCGTCTACCATTTTCTCGGCGCCGACGCCGGCATGGAGTTCTTCACCGGCTACCTGCTGGAGAAGAGCCTCAGTGTCGACAACATCTTCGTCTTCGTGCTGGTATTCAGCCATTTCTCGGTGCCGCCCCAGTACCAGCACCGGGTCCTGTTCTGGGGCATCCTGGGGGCGCTGGTGATGCGTGCCGCGCTGATCTTGACCGGGGCCACGATTATTGCGGCCTTCCATTGGGTGATCTACCTCTTCGGCGCCTTTCTCATCTTTACCGGGGGCAAGATGCTGGCGACCATCAACCAGGAGCCCGACATGGAAGGCAATCGCCTGGTGCGGCTGGTGCGCCGCCATTTTCGCGTCACCGAAGACTACGTGGGACACAGCTTCTTCGTTCGCCGCGACGGGTTGCTCTACCTGACGCCGCTGATGGTGGTGCTGATCCTGGTGGAAGTGACCGACGTGGTGTTCGCCCTCGATTCGATCCCGGCGATCTTCGCCATCACCACCGACCCGTTCATCGTCTATACCTCCAACGTCTTTGCCATCCTCGGCTTGCGGGCTCTGTATTTCGCCCTGGTCGGCGTTATTCACCGCTTTCACTACCTCAAGTACGGGCTGTCCCTGGTGCTCATGGTGGTGGGGGCGAAGATGCTGATCAACGCGGCCTTCGGCAAGGTCATCCCGACCGAGGCGGCGCTCCTCGTGACTGCCCTGCTCATCGGCGGCTCGATGCTGGTTTCCGTCGTCAGAACCCGTCGTCTGCCCAGGGAGGCAGCCACCACCGAGGCCGTGCAGGGTTGGGTGCCGGGCAGCCCCGCCCGCAAAGAAGGGGGCGAAGGCGATTCATCCGGAACCGGGGTGGAATAGGGACACAGTTATGGATACCCTCTGGCTCGAACTTTTCATCGTGTTGCTGCTCATCCTGGCCAACGGCTTCTTCGCCGGCGCCGAACTCGCCATCGTCTCGGTCCGCCGCGGCCGCATCGCCCAGCTGGCGGCCGCGGGCAGCAAATCGGCGCAAATCGTGGAGCAGTTGCACGCCGACCCGCACCGCTTTCTGGCCACGGTCCAGATCGGCGTGACGCTGGTTGGCACCTTGGCCTCGGCAGTCGGCGGTGCAGCCGCGGTGGAGGTGATCAAACCGGTGCTCAAGCAGGTGCCCTTGGCGTTTGTGAGCAACTCCGCCGAACCGTTGGCCCTGTTTCTGGTGGTTGGGGTCATCGCCTACCTGTCGTTGATCCTCGGGGAACTGGTACCCAAGGCCCTCGCGCTGGCCCACGCCGAGCGCCTGGCCCTGGCGGTGGCCCGGCCGATCGGCATTCTCGCCCGCATCGGTAATTTCGCGGTCTGTTTCCTCACCGTCTCGAGCCGCGCTGTGCTGACCTTGCTCGGCATCCGGGCCCAGGGCGGTCAGGCCTTTATCACCAAGGAGGAGATCCAGCAACTGGTGGCCGAAGGGCGCGAGCTGGGGGTCGTCTCTCCCCGCGAACAGGAGATCATCCGCAACGTTTTCGAGTATTCAAAAACCAGGGTGCGCGAGGTCATGGTGCCGCGGCCGCGCGTGGTTGCTCTCGATCTGGCCAACAGCCGCGAGCAGTTGCTGCAGATGGTCTTCGAGCACCAATATTCGCGCTACCCGGTCTACCGGAACGACCCCGAGAGCATTCTCGGCTTTCTTCACGCCAAGGACCTGTTTGGGCAGGCGGTGCGGGGGGCTGGATTCGATCTGGAAAAGCTGCTGCGGCCGGCCTGCTTTGTGCCGGAATCGAAGAAAATCGATGAGCTGTTGCGCGACATGCAGCGCCGGCACGTCCACATGGCGGTGGTGATCGACGAGTACGGAGGGGTCAGCGGCATCGTGACCACCGAGGATCTCCTGGAGGAACTGGTCGGTGAAATCGAGGACGAGCACGACCAGAGCGAGCCGGCACGTATAAGGCCTCTCAAGAGCGGCGGCTACCTGGTCGACGGCTTGCTGCCCCTCAATGACCTGGCCGATCTGCTGGGGGTGCATTTCCCCCAGGATCGGCCCTATGAGACCCTGGCCGGGCTGATTCTCTTCGAGTTGGGGCACCTGCCGGTGGAGGGGGAACAGTTGCAGTGGGGCGGTTACCTGTTGACCTGTACCAAGGTGAGGCAGACCGCCATCGAAGGGGTCAAAATTGAGCCCCATAAGCGCAAGGAACCCCTGCAGGAGGAGCCCTGATCAAGCAGATCGGTCTTAATTCAACGCGGAGTTGACTGTACCAGGGGGCCCTTGTTGAGCTAGTATGGTCGAATTGCATGGGCCATATTCGATAAATCGGCAACTCAACGCCCGGTCAGCGAGCTCGCAGCGAAATGAGTGAAACCCTTCTCGAACAACTCAACGCAAACCTGGAAACCTTTCTGACAACCTGGACCGACCACATGCGCGAGGCCGGTTACCTGGCGCATACCACCGCCAAGCGCCAGGATTGCATCGAGTCGTTCCGGGGGGTTCTGGAATCGATCCGGCGCCTGGCTTCGCAGGGAGGTGTGCCCGCCTTCGCCCCGATGCTGAAGCACTCGGAACACGGGGTCCGCTATATGCTCCAAAGCGCCCGCAACCACCGGCTGCGGGGAATCACCGAGGGGATGTACCTCGGCTGTTTCAAGACGCTCATCCACTCCCTGGAGGAAATGGTTCTTACTCTGGAGCTGAGCGCCGATGCCAAACTGGAGGCAGTGCTGAAGATCCGCCGGGTCTGCGATGTGCTGGAGACCGTCTTCGTCGGTGACTGGGAGCAGGCTCTCGCCCATGACATGACGGCGCAGCTGCAGGAGGTCAACCGCCAGCTGACCCTGAAAAAAAACCGCTACGAAAATATCTTCCGCAGCACCTCGGACCTGGTCCTGCTGACCGACGAGCTGGGGCTGATCAGCGAAGCCAACCCGGAAACGGAAAAATACGTTTCCAGTGAACAACTTCTGGGCAGGCCCTTCTGGGGTTTCCTGCAGCTCGACTGCCGGGACATGGCGCAGGTGCTCGAAGCGCTGCCGGTTGATGAGCCCCATGAGGTCCGCTCCAGGGATGGCCGCCACGTCTTCATCCTGCGCCTCGTCCCCCTGTCGAAAGTCTCTCTGGCCGCCCAGGGGTATATGCTGATTCTCAGCGACATCACCCTGCTGGTCAACCACCGGCGGGAACTCGAGAGGCGGGTGGAGCAGAGGACCGCCGCGCTGAGCCGTTCCCAGGACCTGCTGCGCCGGGAAAAGGCGCAGACCGACGAGATGAACGTCACTTTGCGAAACGTCATGAAGAGCATCGAGTCGGACCGCCGCGACCTGGAGCAGAATATCTCGCGGAAAATCAGCTCCCACCTGCTGCCGGCCCTGGATAAAATCCGCCAGGAACCAGCTGCCGGCGTCCGCGCCAGTTACCTGGATTTGATTCGGGAGCAGTTGATCTCCCTGACCTCCGGTTTCGATGCGGAACTCGATGCCGGCATGCTCAAGCTCAGCAGGACCGAATTGAGCATCTGTCGTTTCATCCAGGCCGGCTGCTCCTCCAAGGAGATCTCCGAGGCCATGAACCTGGCTTTCGACACCATCCGTACCCACCGAAAAAATATCCGCAGAAAACTCGGCCTGCAGGGAAAAGACATCAACCTGCACTCCTTCCTGGCCAGCCGCACCTGTACGCCTTCCGGCGAAGTTTGACCCCTCCCCAGCCTAATGGGGTATGGATAAATACCCCATAATACCCCCAGGCCTCCCCTTTTTCTCCCAGGGCTCAGCCGCTATCATGAGGCAAAAAGGCCTCAAGAGGTAAGCCGGCCCAAGGGGGAATCCATGAAAAACATCCAAACAGCCTCGCAGCCCGAGCCTCCGACCACGATCCGGGTCGGGTGCGGCCTGCGAGATTTTTTCATCGCCCGCAGCGGCGCCGAGATGCTGCAGGCCTACGAGGGGCTGCGCGCCCTGCTTCGGGGTCTGCCGGCACCGGAAGATCCAGACGTCATCGAGTTCGCCTTCAACCGGCTGTTCGTCGGTCCCAAAGCGCCCATCGCCCCGCCGTTCGCCTCGATCTACCTGGAAAAGGACGAGCTGGTCATGGGCCGCGCGACCCAGGAAGCCCGCGACCTTTATGCGGCCGTGGGCCTGAGCTCCCCCTGGCGGGGCACCTTCCCCGAGGATCACATCGCGCTGGAAATCGATGCCTGCCTGCACCTGCGGCAGCTGCAGCACCACCCGCAAGGGAAGGAAATCGCCGAACTGTACCGGCGGTTTCTGCGGGAGCACCTGCTCGAATGGGCTCCACAATTCGCCGGACGCATCAGCTCGGCCGAGGCGGTTCCTGCCACGATCCGCGCCACCGCCGACCTGATGATGGACTGGCTGCACCAGGAAATCACCTGAACAACACAAAGGGAGATGGGACATGAAGGATTCATGCAAGGATCTGGTCAGCAGGGCCCTGGGCAGCTCGGTGAGCCGCCGCCGGTTTCTGCAGATGCTGGCCCTCAGTGGTGCTGCGGCCGCGGTGCCCGGCAGCCTGCTGCGGGCCGCCACCGCCGGGGCGGAGATCGGCTACGAGGAGGCCTTTGAGGTTTTCCGCAACGCCTGCCCGCGCAACTGCTACGACAGCTGCAGCATCAAGACCTTCGTCAAGGATGGGGTCATCCAGTTCGTCGAAGGTGCCAGCGAGTCGTCCTTTACCGCCGGCGGGCTCTGCGTCAAGGGTTACGCCTACCCCCGCCGGGTCTACAGCCCGGACCGGATCAAGTACCCGATGCTGCAGGTCGGCCGCGGCAGCGGCAACTGGAAGCGCCTCAGTTGGGAGGAGGCCATCGACCGCATCGCCGGCAAGATCCTCGAGATCAACGAAAAGGACGGCAACCTGCTGGGGCTGGCCCTCGACAAGTACTCGGGCAACTTCGGCATCACCCATTACGGCGTCGAGGGGATGATGTCGTCGCTGGGCTATACCACCCGCTTCGTCGGCACCCCCTGCTGGCCGGCGGGGATCGACGCGCAGAACTACGATACGGGTGAGATGTGGTGCAACGACCCCGAGGACATGGTGGAGAGCAAGTACATCATCGTCTGGGGGGCCAACCCCGCCTGGTGCTCGGTGCACAGCATGAAATTCATCTTCGAGGCCCAGCGCCGCGGCGCCAAGCTGGTGGTCATCGACCCGGTCTTCACCCAGACCGCGGCCAAGGCCGACCTGTATATCCAGGTCGACACCGCCGGCGACGGCGCCCTGGCCCTGGGCATGGCCCGGCACCTGCTCGACAAGGGGAAGATCGACCGCCGGTTCGTCACCGAGCATGCGCTGGGATTCGAGGACTTTGCCAATTACCTGCGGCAGAACGTCACCCTCGAGTGGGCCGCCGAGGAGTCCGGAGTCCCGGTGCCGGTGATCCGCCAGCTGGCCGAGGAGTTTGCCGCCGCCGACCCGGCCACGGTCTGGATCGGCTACGGCATGCAGCGCCACACCAACGGCGGCGCCAGCGTACGGGCCATCGACGCCCTGGTGGCCATGACCGGCAACATCGGCAAGGTCGGCGGCGGGGCCCGCTACGGGCACCTGCGCACCTGGGGCTTCAACTACAACGCCATGGTCAACTCCGCCCCCGAAGGAGCGGTGGGGATGGTGGACGGCGCCGGCATCAAGGGGGATTTCCACTTCATCGGCGAGGGCGGGGCCAAATACACCGACCGCCCCCTCAACATGAATCAGCTCGGCCGCGAAATCCTCCAGACCCAGGATCCCCAGATCCGCATGCTCTGGCTCGCCTGCCGCAACCCCTTCAGCCAGGACCCGGACACCGCGCTGCTGAAGAAGGCCTTCGACACCCTGGAGATGGTAGTGGTGGTCGATCAGTTCTTCACCAAGAGCGTCGAGCAGGCCGACATCGTGCTGCCCCACACCACCTTGTTCGAGGAGTACACGGTCAACGTCGGCTACTGGCACTACTGGCTCAGCCTCAACGAGCAGGCGATACAGCCGATGTACGAGTCCAAATCCGACGTGCAGATCGCCGCCCTGCTCTCCAGGCGGATGAACGAGCTCAAGCCAGGCTCCTGCACCTTCCCCACCGAATTGGATACGCGCAAATGGATGGAGAAGGAGTTCAACCAGGGGATCTACGATCTGTTCGGCCTCAACTCCTGGGAGGATCTGCGCCAGGGGCCGGCCAAAGCCAAAATTCCGTCGAGCGCCGCCTGGCATGACTTCAAGTTCAAGACCCCGTCGGGGAAGTACGAGTTCAGCTCGGCGCTCGCCGCCGAGCACGGCCACAAGGCGCTCCCCGAGTACCGGCCCAAACGGGCGGCCACCGCACCCCTGCGGCTGCTGACGCCCCACAGCAAGTTCAGCCTTCACTCCCAGTTCCAGAACCTGGACTTCATGGAAGACTTCAACCCCGAGCCGCTGGTCTACATCCATCCGGCGACGGCCCGGGCGCGGGGGATCGGCGACGGGGACCAGGTGCGGGTGTTCAACCGCCTGGGCGATGCGCGGCTCAAGGCGAGGCTGACCGACAACGTCTCGGCCGATGTGCTGCTGATGTACGAGGCCTGGTTCCGCAACAGCGACTTCAACGTGCAGAACCTGCTCGACGACGAGTCGGCGGATATGGGCGCCTATAAGACCGGCGCTCCAGGCATCGCCACCCACGACCAGTTTGCCGATGTTGAAAGAGCCTGAGGAGGGTGACCATGAAGAAACAGTATGGATTCTTTATCGACGCTGACCGCTGCATCGGCTGCTTCACCTGCGCCATGGCCTGCAAGAACCAGAACCGGCTCGAACCCGGCATCAAATGGCGCGAGGTGCACCCGCTCGACGAGGCCATCTATCCCCACCGGGACCGGGCGTTCTACTCGCTGGCCTGCAACCACTGCGAGCGCCCCTGCTGCATCGAGGCCTGTCCGGTGAGCGCCTACAGCAAGCGCGAGAAGGACGGGGTGGTGGTGCACGACCAGCAAAAGTGCATCGGCTGCAAGAACTGCGTGCGCTCCTGCCCCTTCGGCGCCCCCGAGTACAACCCGGAACTGAACAAGGCCGAAAAGTGCAGCCTCTGCTACCAGCGCCTCGACGCCGGGCTGACCCCGGCCTGCGCCCAGGGCTGCCCGACCCGCGCGCTGCAGGTGGTCGAGCTGAGCGCTTTGGATGACGCCGACCTGCTCCACTACCCGCCCGGCTTCCCCGCGGCGAAAAAACTCAACCCCTCGGTGCGTTTCCGCAGCCCGCGGCAGCCCAGAATCATAAGGAGGAAAGCCTGATGAGCCATATGGAACTTCCCCTGGTGTTTTTCACCGTGCTGGCCCAGGCGGCCATCGGCCTGGCTATGTTGAGTGCCCTGCGCGGTCGGGCGGTCGCCGAAGGGACGGGCGGCAAGTTTTTTACCGAGCAGCAGATGGCCCTGGGCCTGCTTGGCGTGGGGCTTCTGGCCTCCATGTTCCATCTGGGTCACCCCCTGGGTGCGCTGCGAACCCTGGCCAATCTGCAGCATTCCTGGCTGAGCCGGGAGATTCTGGTGTTCATGGTGCTGGCGGCTCTGATGACGGTGGCCGCGGGGCTCAGCTTTCGCGGCAGGGGTCACGCCGGGCTGGGCAGGCTGACGGCGGCGGTGGGGCTGGTCGCCCTGGCGATTCAGGGATTTGCCTACGCCCCGCCCAGTCAGCCGACCCTGGCCAATGGTGTTCCGCTGGTCCTGTTCCTGATCACCGCCCTCGCCCTGGGAGCGGCCTTCGGCTCCTGGTTTGCCCCGGATAACCGCCAGCCGCTGCTGGCCGGAGTGCTGGCGGCGACGCTCCTTTTGGCCCTGGCGCTCAATCTGCTGCTGCCGAGCGTCTGGCTGTCGGGCGGGTTGGTCGAGGAGTTGACCGGCAGCGCCTACCTCGGATCGCCTCTCTACTGGGGGCGGTTGATCGTCGGCCTGGTCCTGCCGCTGCTGGTGCTGGCCCGCACCCGACGCATCCCCGGCTGGCTGCCATGGCTGATCCTGCTCGGTGAATTTGCCGGACGCATGGCCTTCTTCAGCCTGGCTGCAACCACCGCGGCCAACATCGGCATGCCGCTTTGAACCTGAAACGAGGGGGATCCCGCGCAGCCGGGGTTTTCCTGGCGGCGGCAATCCTGGCCTGGAGCGCCGCCGCCGGCTGGTCAGCCGACTGGTCCGGCGGTGTCCGACTCGGCGGCAAAAGGTTCTCCGGCGCCGCCGGCCAGCCGTTGATCATCGAAATCGAGGCGCCCACGGAACGCCTTCCCAGCGGCTTCATGTACAGCGTGGTCGCCGAAGGGGTGTCCTATCCAGGTCCGGAGCCGCCGGCGCTCCTGCCCGGTATCCCGTCCACCACCGTCACCTGCCGACTGCCGGGCGAGTACCTGCTTCGGGTCAGAGTCAACCTGGTTCACAAGACCTCCTGCGGCGGCGCCTCGTTCCAAACCATCCTCGATGAGGAAGTCGCTTTGGAAATCACCGGGGGGTCCGGCGACGGGACAGGTCGGTGAGGATGAAGAAGGGGCCGGAATAACCTCCCCCAGGGCCGGCAGTTCCGGGATTGGTCCTCGGTGCCCCTCAAGGACCGTTTACCCCCCTCGTGGGAACCGTTGCAGTTACTTCCAGTTTTCATTTTTCGGCGGTACTTTATCGAAAAAAGTCCCGATAACCTCCAGCGTAGGGAGGCAGATTGACCACAGGCCGCTTTCGAAAACGAAAGCGGCCTGTGGTTTTCAGCATTCTCGGGTTGGTTGTCGGTTGGTGACAGACAGGCTGATTCAACCTCCCATCACCTGCGCCCCCGCCTTGGCCATTTTCGCCAGGGCGACCCGTCCGCCTTCCTCGGTCACCGGCCGGGTCCCGTCGACCAGCAGGTTGACCGCAAACCCCTCCTTGAGTGCGTCGAGCACCGTGGCCAGCACGCAGACGTCCTGGGCCAGCCCGCCGACGAACAGGCGCTTGATCCCTTTTTTCTTCAGCCAGAAGGCCAGGCCGGTCTGGTCGAAAGCCGAGTTCTGGTCCTGGTCGAAGCGGTTCCCCTTGGTGACCACAACAGCCTCCGTCGGAAGCTGCAACGCCGGGTGGAAGGCCGCACCGGGGGTATCCTGCAGGCAGTGCACCGGCCACTGGCCGCCGCTCTCGGCGAAGCTGATGTGACCGGTCGGGTGCCAATCCCGCGAGGCGTAAATCGGCACCTTGGTTTCGACCGCGGCCTGGATCCAGCCGTTGAGGACGGGAACGACCTGGTCGCCGTTTTCGATGGGCAGAGCCCCGCCGGGGCAGAAGTCGACCTGGACATCGACCAGCAGCAGCAGGTCTCCGGGGGCAAAGGCGGATGGGCTTGGCGTCATGGTTTTTTCCTTCCGAAAAGTAAAGGGGACTGGGAACACTTTAGCGCAGCCATGCCCTCTGTCCAGCCCTGCCTGCCACCCCGACGAAGCGGATGCCGGGGCTTTGCTGCGGCGTTGACAAAGGGGCTGGCCCGGGGTCAGAATCGAGGCAAAGAACCGAAGCCATCCACGAGGAGCCCATGGACCTGAACCGCCTGACCTGCATCGACCTCGACCTGCCCGCCATCGAAGGGTTTCGCAAATTCATCAGCTCCTGGCTCTACCGGGGGGAGGGGTTCAGCCTGCTGGTCGATCCCGGCCCGCTCTCCACCCTCCCCACGCTGCTTGCGGGCCTGGAACGGCAGGGGGTAAAGCGCCTCGACTACGTCCTGCTGACCCACATCCACATCGATCATGCCGGCGGCACCGGGGGGCTGCTGCGCCACTACCCCGAGGCCCGGGTCATCTGCCACCCCGAGGGGATCCGCCACCTGGCGGCGCCCGAGAAGCTCTGGCAGGGGACGCGCAAGGTGCTGGGGGCGCTGGCCGAGGCTTACGGCGAAATCCTGCCGGTCCCCGAGGCGCAGCTCGGCTTCGCCGAGCAGGTTGGCGCCACCGGGGTGCGCGCCTTTCTGACCCCCGGGCATGCCCAGCACCACTGCTGCTACCTGCTTGACGACCTGCTGTTCGCCGGCGAGGTGGCCGGGGTGCGCAGCGAGGTGGCCGAGGGGATCTACATGCGCCCGGCGACCCCGCCGCGCTTCATCCAGGCGGTGGCCCTCGATTCCATCGAACGGATGCTCGCCCTGGCGCCCCGTTACCTGGTCTTCGCCCATTACGGGCTGGTCGAGGGAGCCGTGGAGCATCTGCGCATCGGCCGCGACCAATTGCAGCTCTGGGTGCAGGGGGTGGCGCGGACCTGGGAGGCTAAGCAGCGGGAGGAGGCCTTTTTCGCCTGGCTGCTGGAGCACGACCGCCACTATCGGAACATCCGGCAGCTTCCCGCCGACATCCTCGCCCGCGAGCAGGTGTTCCTCGGCAATACCCTGCGCGGCATGAGCGAGTTCGTGGAAAACCTCGCTCCCGAGCAGCGCCGGGAGCTGGCCGAGGCCTGAGCGGTCCTCACCCCCTGTCCCGGTTCATCTCCACCAGGTTCTCCCAGTATTTCATCGGCATGAAGCTGCGCTGCAGCCGCGGGTTGCGGCGCTCGGGGATGGCGATGCGGTCGCAGCAGGCGCACCAGCGCTGCTTTCGGCGGTTTTTCCGGAAAAACTGCCCGGAGTCAGGAGAAAGGCCAAGCCACCACGAAGAGCACGAAGGACACGAAGAGAGACTGAAAACAAAAATCCAAGTTATTGTTTTTTTTTTAACTTCGTGATCTTCGTGTCCTTCGTGGTGAAAAATATTTCTTGGCAGACTGGACCTACCATTGCCATCCAGGTAAGTCCACTCTTGGTAACTCATTTTTTCTCTCGCAACTTAGTATCGATCAGCACCTCGGCATGCAGGGTGCGGTGCACCGGACATTTTTCGGCGATCTCCAGCAGGCGTTGGCGCTGCTCCTCGTCCAGGTTCCCCTTCAGATCGAGTTCCCGCTCGAAGCGGTCGATCTTGCCGTCCTTCTCCTCGCAGTGCTCGCAGTCCTCGGCGTGGATCTTCTCGTGGCGCAGGCGCACCACGGCATCCTCCAGCGGCCACTCCTTGCGCCGGGCGTACATCTGCACGGTCATGCTGGTGCAGGCCCCCAGCGCCGCCAGCAGGTAGTCGTAGGGCGAGGGACCCTGGCCGCTGCCGCCGTAGCTGACCGGCTCGTCGGCCACCAGGGGGTAGCCGTTGGCGAACATTTCGGTGTAGAAGCCTTCGGCGCCGGTGCGCACCGTGACCCGGTTGTCGATGACCTCGGGCAGGGCCTGGACCTGTTCGGCGGATTCGAGAAACCGCTGGGCCCAGGCGGCGATCATGTCGCCGGCATAAAGCGAATCCTCGCGGCGGCTCAGCAGGTGGTCGGCCGGGTCGAGTGAGATGAAGCTTTTCGGGTGCATGGCCGCCTTGAAGATGTCGGCGGCGTTGTCGATCCCCACCACCTTGTCCCGGGGCGAGTGCAGCACCAGCAGGGCGGCGTCGAGGTTGCGGATCTTCTCGGTGGGGTCCTGGGCCTCCAGGTCGTCGAGCAGCTGCTTTTTGATGGTGAACTCGCCTCCCCCCAGATCGACCTTGGCCTCGCCGCTCTTCTCGATCTGTTCCCGGACCCCCTCGAACAGCCGCGCCGCGTGCCGGGGGTGGCCGGGGGCGGCGATGGTGGCCACCGCCTTGACCGCGGGGATCTCCCCGGCGGCCTGCAACACCGCCGCGCCCCCCAGCGAGTGGCCGATGAGGATGCTTGGCCCCTCGTGGTTCTCTTCCAGGTAGCGGGCCGCGGCGACCAGGTCGCGCAGGCTCGAGGAGAAGTTGGTGTCGGCGAATTCGCCTTCGCTCTCGCCGAGCCCGGTGAAGTCGAAGCGCAACACGGCGATCCGCCGCCGGCACAGGGCCCGGGCGATATTGGCCGCCGCGCTGAGGTTCTTGCTGCAGGTGAAGCAGTGGGCGAACAGGGCGTAGGCGATGGGCTGCTCGTCTTCGGGCAGGTCGAGCAGCGCGGCGAGTTCGAGGCCCTCGGCGTTGGGGAAGGTGATTCTTTTCTGTTTCATGGATCTCCCCTTTAGCAGGTGTTGCTTATCAAGAAGTGGGAAAAAGCCGGTTAGCTTTCTTTCCCTCTGGCCTAGAGGGGATCCTGCGGCCCGAGGGTGTATTTTCCGTGCGGATGGAATTGGCGGCTGCCGCTCTGAACCTGGCTGGCGGAGAACAGGATGGTGGTTTTCGACCGGCTTTTCACCGCCGTTTCGGTCCCCTTGAGCCTGGCGCCGGCCAGATCCAGGGTACTGTTCGCGCAGTCCAGCGCC
This window encodes:
- a CDS encoding isochorismatase family protein; translated protein: MTPSPSAFAPGDLLLLVDVQVDFCPGGALPIENGDQVVPVLNGWIQAAVETKVPIYASRDWHPTGHISFAESGGQWPVHCLQDTPGAAFHPALQLPTEAVVVTKGNRFDQDQNSAFDQTGLAFWLKKKGIKRLFVGGLAQDVCVLATVLDALKEGFAVNLLVDGTRPVTEEGGRVALAKMAKAGAQVMGG
- a CDS encoding MBL fold metallo-hydrolase; amino-acid sequence: MDLNRLTCIDLDLPAIEGFRKFISSWLYRGEGFSLLVDPGPLSTLPTLLAGLERQGVKRLDYVLLTHIHIDHAGGTGGLLRHYPEARVICHPEGIRHLAAPEKLWQGTRKVLGALAEAYGEILPVPEAQLGFAEQVGATGVRAFLTPGHAQHHCCYLLDDLLFAGEVAGVRSEVAEGIYMRPATPPRFIQAVALDSIERMLALAPRYLVFAHYGLVEGAVEHLRIGRDQLQLWVQGVARTWEAKQREEAFFAWLLEHDRHYRNIRQLPADILAREQVFLGNTLRGMSEFVENLAPEQRRELAEA
- a CDS encoding DUF4130 domain-containing protein — its product is MSYQEWTYLDGNGRSSLPRNIFHHEGHEDHEVKKKTITWIFVFSLSSCPSCSSWWLGLSPDSGQFFRKNRRKQRWCACCDRIAIPERRNPRLQRSFMPMKYWENLVEMNRDRG
- a CDS encoding bifunctional alpha/beta hydrolase/OsmC family protein; the encoded protein is MKQKRITFPNAEGLELAALLDLPEDEQPIAYALFAHCFTCSKNLSAAANIARALCRRRIAVLRFDFTGLGESEGEFADTNFSSSLRDLVAAARYLEENHEGPSILIGHSLGGAAVLQAAGEIPAVKAVATIAAPGHPRHAARLFEGVREQIEKSGEAKVDLGGGEFTIKKQLLDDLEAQDPTEKIRNLDAALLVLHSPRDKVVGIDNAADIFKAAMHPKSFISLDPADHLLSRREDSLYAGDMIAAWAQRFLESAEQVQALPEVIDNRVTVRTGAEGFYTEMFANGYPLVADEPVSYGGSGQGPSPYDYLLAALGACTSMTVQMYARRKEWPLEDAVVRLRHEKIHAEDCEHCEEKDGKIDRFERELDLKGNLDEEQRQRLLEIAEKCPVHRTLHAEVLIDTKLREKK